The genome window TCTCGCCCAACTCGACAAAGTTGGCATTATGAACCAGGCATACAAGCGCGCTGACGAACTCAGCGGTGGTCAACAGCAACGGGTGGGGATCGCGCGCGCCATGATGCAGGAACCCGCCATGATCCTGGCAGATGAACCTGTCGCCAGTTTGGACCCCGTCCTAGCTCATTCCATCATGCAACACCTCGAGAAGATCAACAAGGAAGACGGCGTCACCGTCATTTGCAGTCTGCACTTCCTGGACTTGGTACACCGATACGCCGACCGAGCCATTGCGCTCAACGATGGAATATTAATGTTCGATGGACCACCCAATCAAATCGACGACGAAAAATTCCGGGAAATCTACGGCAAAGACGCAGAGCGTGTGGGATAAAGGAGTTTTCAATGAAAAATAAATCATTACTGCGATCTCTATTTGTTGGGCTGCTAACTCTCCTTGTCTTCATCACATTCGCGTATGGCTTTTCGGTCACCAACATTAACTTCGAAGAGACCCGCTCTGAAAGACGTGTGGCTTCACTTACGCGAATTCTCAGGGCTTTGGCGCATCCAAAAATTCTCGATTACGAATTTGAGTCGGTGGATGTTGAGATACCCTTCTATTTGGGATGTCCCGAAGAAGGCGTTACACCCCATCAAGTAGAACGCTCAGGGGCGTTCATCCTGACCAGTGTCGCATGTGCCGATCCCAAGGAAACCATCATAGTGGAAGGATACAACTTCCAGGAAAACTCATCCGGACCCATCAACTTCATCGGGTTCAGCCCCGATGCTCCTGACGGGGT of Anaerolineales bacterium contains these proteins:
- the phnC gene encoding phosphonate ABC transporter ATP-binding protein, which translates into the protein MLEVKNLSKVYDGDVQALKNVSFNVKQGEFLAVIGLSGSGKSTLLRCINRLIEPTEGQIIWNGQDVTAASQDEMRRIRRKIGMVFQHFNLVSRSKVITNVLAGRLGYVHPMLSAFNRFPKSDIEMALAQLDKVGIMNQAYKRADELSGGQQQRVGIARAMMQEPAMILADEPVASLDPVLAHSIMQHLEKINKEDGVTVICSLHFLDLVHRYADRAIALNDGILMFDGPPNQIDDEKFREIYGKDAERVG